A single window of Gemmatimonadaceae bacterium DNA harbors:
- a CDS encoding baseplate J/gp47 family protein, whose amino-acid sequence MTFVPQPFEQIADDLLTALTGGVTREEHQFIGLEESYGVASPDVIPESIGVSGQIGATYVRFDRDIDYTLDFTNGTIRFKDGGGARRPDDRSFFYLSYYRSETPKKLTDRNPGSVTFLLANAFAREVAVLQKQMAFIYDSAYVELATGTSLEHVAALLGITRKDARFAMGEVLFLRDTPAHGDISIPAGTVVATERGESFETVERRTLNRGQLSVTAAIRATVDGTPGKVDARTIDLITRPIFGITGVINPEATAFSTEKETDEALRRRIRGTIERAGKASLEAIKLALLEQVPGLNDTNVQVVERTDVAGMVDVKIGLGDQVDDTLIRRVEDAILSARAAGVRVTHNLPRKGARTDGEGAAVLIAEGARPPVRLDPDVVARNATGVLELQLVVLVRLLDPALSAAQKDGVEEEIRARVKAYFESLPMGAPVIHSKVLAAVVGHDAVADAIVKLGAAGSLAPSIEGNLDTDGRKAHVAAASIAVALMAEPVTIDVLVLLDSRQTPPTGAQTDATRYALEALSASGARVLTKSDMLATLTATLQPATTLAARNPLVVNATYGDTGRQLVNAERIELDEHHIVEWRTVTLQLEGV is encoded by the coding sequence ATGACCTTCGTTCCGCAGCCATTCGAGCAAATCGCCGACGACCTGCTCACCGCGCTCACCGGCGGTGTCACGCGCGAGGAGCATCAGTTCATCGGCTTGGAGGAGAGCTACGGCGTCGCGTCGCCCGACGTGATTCCAGAAAGTATCGGCGTGTCGGGGCAGATCGGTGCGACCTACGTGCGCTTCGATCGCGACATCGATTACACGCTCGACTTCACCAACGGCACCATCCGGTTCAAAGATGGCGGGGGCGCTCGGCGTCCGGACGACCGGAGTTTTTTCTATCTCAGCTACTACCGCTCGGAGACGCCGAAGAAGCTCACCGATCGCAATCCGGGAAGCGTGACCTTCTTGCTCGCGAACGCGTTCGCGCGCGAGGTCGCCGTGCTACAGAAGCAAATGGCGTTCATCTACGACTCGGCCTACGTCGAGCTCGCCACGGGAACGTCGCTCGAGCATGTCGCCGCGCTGCTCGGCATCACGCGCAAGGATGCGCGCTTCGCGATGGGCGAAGTGTTGTTCCTGCGCGATACGCCGGCGCACGGCGACATCTCGATTCCGGCCGGCACCGTCGTCGCCACCGAGCGCGGCGAGAGCTTCGAGACCGTCGAGCGACGCACGCTCAATCGCGGCCAACTGTCTGTGACGGCCGCGATCCGCGCGACCGTCGACGGCACACCGGGCAAGGTCGACGCGCGCACGATCGATCTTATCACGCGGCCGATCTTCGGCATCACCGGCGTGATCAATCCCGAGGCCACGGCGTTCTCGACGGAGAAGGAGACCGACGAAGCGCTGCGCCGCCGCATCAGAGGAACGATCGAGCGCGCCGGCAAAGCGTCGCTCGAGGCGATCAAGCTCGCGCTTCTCGAGCAGGTGCCCGGTCTGAATGACACCAACGTGCAGGTCGTCGAGCGAACCGACGTCGCCGGCATGGTCGACGTGAAGATTGGGCTTGGCGATCAGGTCGACGACACGCTCATTCGGCGCGTCGAAGATGCGATTCTCTCCGCGCGTGCCGCGGGGGTGCGCGTCACGCACAACCTGCCGCGCAAAGGCGCGCGTACTGACGGTGAAGGCGCTGCGGTGTTGATCGCCGAAGGAGCGCGCCCGCCGGTGCGTCTCGATCCTGACGTCGTTGCGCGCAACGCGACGGGTGTGCTCGAGCTGCAACTCGTCGTGCTCGTGCGTCTGCTCGACCCGGCGCTGAGTGCGGCGCAGAAAGACGGCGTCGAAGAAGAAATTCGCGCGCGCGTTAAGGCCTACTTCGAGTCGCTGCCGATGGGAGCGCCGGTGATCCACAGCAAGGTCCTCGCGGCGGTCGTCGGCCACGACGCCGTTGCTGACGCGATCGTCAAATTGGGGGCGGCCGGCTCGCTGGCTCCTTCCATAGAAGGAAACCTCGATACGGATGGTAGAAAGGCCCATGTCGCTGCGGCCTCGATCGCCGTCGCGCTCATGGCCGAGCCCGTGACGATCGACGTGCTCGTCTTGCTCGATAGTCGTCAGACGCCGCCGACTGGGGCGCAGACGGACGCCACACGTTACGCCCTCGAGGCGTTGTCAGCATCGGGCGCGCGCGTGCTGACGAAGAGCGACATGCTTGCCACGCTCACCGCCACGCTTCAACCCGCGACGACGCTGGCCGCGCGCAACCCGCTGGTCGTCAACGCGACCTACGGCGACACGGGGCGCCAACTCGTCAACGCCGAGCGCATAGAGCTCGACGAGCACCACATCGTCGAGTGGCGCACAGTCACGTTGCAGCTCGAGGGCGTGTAG